GTCGCTTGCCCGAGTGGAATCATATGGACAATTCCTGGTTGTTTTTGCTTATTTTTATCTACTTCAATTTTAATCCCATCAATAGAGCCGAGATCATCCATTTCCCCGTCCTCAATTTTTTGCAAATAATTTTGCACTCTTGTTGTTGCTTTTGACAATACTTTATTTGAAATAACAGGATCAAATCCAATCGATGTTATTTTTCCGTCTGCACTTTTTTCAATCATCACTAGTTCTGACATCTCTTCTTCATCAATGATTCGTTTTGTAATGGCATCATTAATCGCATGTCCTGCAATACGTTCCGTTTCATTTTCCGCAATCGTTAATAAAGTAGGACGAATCGCATTTTCGATATATACCATCGATTGCCACGTAATGAGAACAAAAAGAAGGATCGCCGTGACAAACACATACCGAAAAGGGAGTGGCGTCCGTCTCCTTTTGCGCTTATTTTTCCAAATGATTCTCCGCCGTCTCCACAAAAAAAATCCCTCCCTTATCACTTATATATGTGATAAGGGAGGGATTTAGACTGTTTTTACAGCTTGCGTAAGTGACGATCCCATTCAAAGTTTGGCAATGTTGTTTCCACTTCTTCAAATGTATCGCGAAGCAATGCCGCTACATCACGAATTTCATCTTGTGCATATTCTTCACTACGAAGTGTGATAAAATGCGATAATCCATAATAATTGGCAAAGAAATCAACTCGGCGCATCGTCGCATTCAAAACAACATAAGGAGCAACACCTGTTAAATTTGCTTGCACTAACTTTTCATACAATTGAACACTTTTTTCGTATTGTGCCGTTATAATTTCCTTGATTTTTTGCGCTTCTTTCATTTCTTGTTTTGTAACAACGATTTCTGGTAGTAACCAACCGAAAGACACGTTTGGTAAATAGAAACGGAAATCAAAAGCACGATGACGAAGTAATTGATGATGACATCCTTCTGAACAATGAAGCGTCACAAATTGTCCAAAGCTTCGGTACGTTTGTGGCATTTCTGAAAAACGATTCATCTTTTCAAAAGAGCCAGACGGCAGTTGTTCCATTCCTGCTTCAAAACGAGGACCAATTGTTTCCACTGATACCCGTTCATACGAATGGCCAGCTTGTACTTCTTTCACTTCTTCGTAACGTGTTTTCACATAAGTTTTTAAAAAGCTTGTTGCTTCTGTATGACTAATAAGCGATGGTAATACTTCGGTTGCATGATCACGAATTTTTTTCGCAATCATTACCGCTTCTTCATTGTACCCTTCATGTGATAAAAGTTCACTAATACAATCGCTAATCGCACGTGCATTTCCAGTAATCGCAACATTGGATTTTGTCGCTAACGGTAAAATGTTCCGAGCATTTTCATACGCTAATTTTTCGATTGCTCCATCGGATAGTTCCGGATGTGCTGCTCTTAATAATGGAATAAATAAAGGAACAAGTTCTTCATATAACACGAAACATTCTTTTAAAAAGCTGTCCACTTCTTCCTTTAATTCCAGATGCTCATCTAATTCACTAGGCAATACATAATCTTGTGGTTTTTGATAACGCAATGAAAACTCCGTAAAGGACAACCACTTAGAAGCTTGTGTCGTTTCTAATAATTCTGTAAACCATCTAGAAACACCTTCAATACAAAGCTGTGCAAAAGCGTGTTCTTTAATACTAGAGTGCCCGTAATCTACTCCCCACTTTTTCATAAAACCGCCCGCATGTGCATTCGACTTTTTAAACATCTGAATCATATCGATATCCGGAAGAGCTAACATATCTTCTGCAATTAAATCTTCTAAATTATCGCGAAAGCTTTTGGGACTACGACTAACTTTTGCAAAAACAGTCCCTACTACTTCTGTTGGGACGTTTTTTATTGCATAAACTTGATCGGTTACCGACGTTACATAATTTTCTATTTTACTCACAATCATCTCTCCTATTTCCTATATTTCACACGATTGAATCATAACGGAAAGTTCTTTTGAAAGATCCAAATTATACGGTTCTTTCACTTCTTTTCCATATTCTTCTAGAATCCGAACGATTGGCCGTTCACTCATTTTTTTATAAATCCGAGAAACAATTCCCATCCGTCCATCATTTAATTGTACAGGAACACCAATCGGATACATCGCAACTGTGTTTTTAAATACTTCTACAAACTTCGTTTCAAATTGTGTCCCGCACCCTGCATATAAAATTTCTAATGCTTCATGGGGCAACATTGCTTTTCGGTAACTTCGATTTGTCGTCACCGCATCGAATACATCACAAATGGCGATAATTTTCGCAAAATCGTGAATTTCGCCTCCTTTTAATTGACGAGGATACCCAGTTCCGTCCAGTCGTTCATGATGTTGAAACGCACAATGAGCAACCGTAAAAGGAATCGTATAAACACCCCTTAATAACTCATATCCTCTTGTTGAATGTTTTTTTATTTCATCAAATTCTTCTTTTGTTAGCCTACCTGGTTTCCCTAAAATTTCTATCGATGTACCGATTTTTCCTATATCATGTAACAAAGCACCAAGCCCAATCATCTCTACTTCTCTTTTTAGAAAATTCAACTCATTCGCCACCGCCAATGCATAAATCGTCACATTTAACGAATGACGAAATAAATAATCATCATGTGCATGAATATTCGTTAATAAAGAAATCGCTTCTTTGTTATTTTGAAGATCATCAAAAAGCGTACGAACTGTTTCTAATAACGTAAAACTAATCCGCTCTACTGGTAACACTTTTTTTACTGTTTTTTTTTGATTGATTTGGACGAATATATCTTTAATTTTCGTATATGCTGCATGATACGTTTCGGTTGAAATTCCTTCTTTTAGTTTGATACCTTCCGTTCGTTTATCTTCAATATAAACAAACGGTATCTTTAATAATTTTAACTTTTCAATTAAAGGAGCATTTAACATCATTCCCGATTGAATTAATGCTCTTCCCGTTTTATCTACTACTGCTTTGTGTAAGACCATTCCTACTTTTAGTGCATCAATGTTTATTAATCTCATAGTAACTAACGCTCCTACTACTTTATCTAAATTTTTGATAACGATTACTAAAAGTCCATCATTCTGTCCTTGCTCGAACTTATTTATTAATAAAAAAACATCGATAAAAAATAAAATTTTATTATCTACTTGTTTTTAATTTCCACGTTAATACATCACGGATGAATTCAGGAAGATAATATGTTTTTTCTTTTGCTACACTCATTTCTGGAAATAATGGTCCAAATGTAAACATGTCTAACGTAGCCACAACATACTCTTTAAAAGGTTGAATAGGTTTCCCGTTTATTCTAATAGTGGTCACATGGTTTAATCCATCTGCCCCCCAAGTAGTAGTGACCTCGATACCATAAAACGCCATCATCCCCATAATCCGTCCCCGAAATCCAAGTCCCCGAACTTTTAATTTTTGCATATCAGCACTAAAAGAAGCCATAATAATTTCTTTTAATTTATCTCCTCGTAACGTCACTTTACACGGATTAATAGGATGTGGACAAATGGCATGGATGTGATTATACGTGACCGGTCCTTTCGGTAATCCGTGTAACAACACCCCTGCATTTAACATACTTACTTCTGCGTCACACCATGTTGCTAATCCTTCTGCTAATAAATCAGCTAGTTCAGACGATTCAAACCACGAATGAAAAATAGGTTGATCAAGTGTCGTCACAACAGCAGCAAGTTTTTTCTTTGCTTCTTCTTCTAATTGATCAAGCAGTTTTGTAGCTTCTTCATCAGCAGGAAGGAAATCAATTGAAATAGCCCCTGCTTCTTTTTTCAATACCTTTTTTGTCGTATCATCAAAGACTAGTTTTACTTGACCGACAAAGTGACCGTAACGACCAACTTGCGCAATTAATGTATCCTTTACAAGCTTTCCTTGTTTTAATAAATGATGAGTATGACCACCTAAAATAACGTCAATGCCATCCACGTGTTCAGCTATCCATTCATCACTAGAAAGCCCTAAATGAGATAAAACAAGCACGACATCTGCTTGTGCTCTCACTTTCTCGACTAACTGTTGAATGATTGTATAAGGGTCCTCGACATGCCAACCAATTTGTTTATAAAACAATTCATACGGAAACGTAAAACCTATCATACCTATTTTTAAGCCATTTTGAAGGGTTTTGATTTGATACGGTTGAAGCCATTTCGGATACGTACCATCTTGTTCTTTTAAATTCGCAACAAGAACAGAAAAATCAGCTCCTTCATATAAGTCATCCAACTCTTGTTTCGAAAACGTAATGCCTTCGTTATTCCCAATTGTTACAGCATCTACCTGTAACGCATTTAACAACTGAACATTTGCTTTTCCAGCCGTTCCTTCTGTAAGAAGAGCCGAACGATCTGCATGGTCTCCAAGATCGACATACACACTTTCTTCTTGGCGTAATTGATGCGATAATCTCATCCGCTTCATAAATGTAACAATTTTTCCCCACTGCTCAAAATGACTGTGCAAATCATTCGTATGATAAATAAAACACTCTTTCTGCGACACGGACGCCCCCCCTCTCTTACAATCCTTCGATGATTAAACGAATTCCAATCAAAATTAACACCATTCTAAGTGCTGTCACCACTTGATTTGCTTTCATTTTTGCATTCAAATAAGACCCGATTTTTGCCCCGTACCATGCTCCTGGTACTAAAGCAAACGTATATAACCATTCTACATTACCTAATGCTATATGAGAAAGAGAACCGGTTAAACTTGATAAAAAAATTAAAAACATGCTAGTTGCCACAGCAACATGAGGTGGAAATGAAAATAACACAAGCATTACTGGCATCATTAATGCACCGCCGCCGATTCCAAATAAACTAGAAATCGTTCCGACTAAAAACGAAATGACAATCGCGACTCCTGGTCGGTAACCATATGTATGTGTTTTTCCAAATTCATCAATTACGGTTTTCTGAATACCACCTGTGGAATGAAGTGGTTTTAATTTATGCCGAATCATTAACAAAAAAGAAATAGCAATCATCACAATCCCAAAATAAATAGTAAATTGATCTTGATTCATGCCTTTATTTAAATAAGACCCAAAAATCGCCCCTGGGCCACTACCGAGGAAAAAAAGAATCGCACTTTGATAATCTGTTGTTTTTCGTTTCATGTTTGCAATGGTAGAAGATAAACCAGTAAATACAATGACGATAAGACTCGTCCCAACAGCTAATTGTGGAGTCATATGTGGAATAATATCAAGCTTCCCTAAAAAGAGAAGAACAGGCACGATAATAATTCCACCGCCTAAGCCAATTAAGCTTCCAAAAATTCCTGCACAAAGCCCAACTATTAATAGTATGATCCAAATCACATTTTTTCCAACTCTCTTTTACGTCTTTTTTTCTTTTATTCTACCAAAACATTTGCCATATTTGGGTACTAAAATAAGCCAAGCTGCTTCGGATGCAATCCAACGTACTCTATTTCCAACAATTCAATCAATCGTTTTGCATTATCAGCAGCATCCAATCCTGAATTGTTATTAAAG
The genomic region above belongs to Massilibacterium senegalense and contains:
- a CDS encoding sulfite exporter TauE/SafE family protein, with translation MIWIILLIVGLCAGIFGSLIGLGGGIIIVPVLLFLGKLDIIPHMTPQLAVGTSLIVIVFTGLSSTIANMKRKTTDYQSAILFFLGSGPGAIFGSYLNKGMNQDQFTIYFGIVMIAISFLLMIRHKLKPLHSTGGIQKTVIDEFGKTHTYGYRPGVAIVISFLVGTISSLFGIGGGALMMPVMLVLFSFPPHVAVATSMFLIFLSSLTGSLSHIALGNVEWLYTFALVPGAWYGAKIGSYLNAKMKANQVVTALRMVLILIGIRLIIEGL
- the yunB gene encoding sporulation protein YunB — translated: MWRRRRIIWKNKRKRRRTPLPFRYVFVTAILLFVLITWQSMVYIENAIRPTLLTIAENETERIAGHAINDAITKRIIDEEEMSELVMIEKSADGKITSIGFDPVISNKVLSKATTRVQNYLQKIEDGEMDDLGSIDGIKIEVDKNKQKQPGIVHMIPLGQATNNVLLANLGPKIPVHFTMIGDAQSEMNKTIKEVGINNALIELSINITVKVKVIIPFASKTSEVSSNIVIATQYVQGEVPQYYHSGGSSDFSRPSVPPPKEEK
- a CDS encoding HD-GYP domain-containing protein → MRLINIDALKVGMVLHKAVVDKTGRALIQSGMMLNAPLIEKLKLLKIPFVYIEDKRTEGIKLKEGISTETYHAAYTKIKDIFVQINQKKTVKKVLPVERISFTLLETVRTLFDDLQNNKEAISLLTNIHAHDDYLFRHSLNVTIYALAVANELNFLKREVEMIGLGALLHDIGKIGTSIEILGKPGRLTKEEFDEIKKHSTRGYELLRGVYTIPFTVAHCAFQHHERLDGTGYPRQLKGGEIHDFAKIIAICDVFDAVTTNRSYRKAMLPHEALEILYAGCGTQFETKFVEVFKNTVAMYPIGVPVQLNDGRMGIVSRIYKKMSERPIVRILEEYGKEVKEPYNLDLSKELSVMIQSCEI
- a CDS encoding FAD-dependent thymidylate synthase — protein: MSKIENYVTSVTDQVYAIKNVPTEVVGTVFAKVSRSPKSFRDNLEDLIAEDMLALPDIDMIQMFKKSNAHAGGFMKKWGVDYGHSSIKEHAFAQLCIEGVSRWFTELLETTQASKWLSFTEFSLRYQKPQDYVLPSELDEHLELKEEVDSFLKECFVLYEELVPLFIPLLRAAHPELSDGAIEKLAYENARNILPLATKSNVAITGNARAISDCISELLSHEGYNEEAVMIAKKIRDHATEVLPSLISHTEATSFLKTYVKTRYEEVKEVQAGHSYERVSVETIGPRFEAGMEQLPSGSFEKMNRFSEMPQTYRSFGQFVTLHCSEGCHHQLLRHRAFDFRFYLPNVSFGWLLPEIVVTKQEMKEAQKIKEIITAQYEKSVQLYEKLVQANLTGVAPYVVLNATMRRVDFFANYYGLSHFITLRSEEYAQDEIRDVAALLRDTFEEVETTLPNFEWDRHLRKL
- a CDS encoding bifunctional metallophosphatase/5'-nucleotidase → MSQKECFIYHTNDLHSHFEQWGKIVTFMKRMRLSHQLRQEESVYVDLGDHADRSALLTEGTAGKANVQLLNALQVDAVTIGNNEGITFSKQELDDLYEGADFSVLVANLKEQDGTYPKWLQPYQIKTLQNGLKIGMIGFTFPYELFYKQIGWHVEDPYTIIQQLVEKVRAQADVVLVLSHLGLSSDEWIAEHVDGIDVILGGHTHHLLKQGKLVKDTLIAQVGRYGHFVGQVKLVFDDTTKKVLKKEAGAISIDFLPADEEATKLLDQLEEEAKKKLAAVVTTLDQPIFHSWFESSELADLLAEGLATWCDAEVSMLNAGVLLHGLPKGPVTYNHIHAICPHPINPCKVTLRGDKLKEIIMASFSADMQKLKVRGLGFRGRIMGMMAFYGIEVTTTWGADGLNHVTTIRINGKPIQPFKEYVVATLDMFTFGPLFPEMSVAKEKTYYLPEFIRDVLTWKLKTSR